The following coding sequences lie in one Vibrio toranzoniae genomic window:
- a CDS encoding ABC transporter ATP-binding protein: MSDRAILKVNNLSVSFRTNDGIIDAVKKVNFTLNSSETLAIVGESGSGKSVSSNALMRLLPDNAIIDEQSDIEFEGQSILGKTEPEMQSIRGDRIGMIFQEPMTSLNPYLRVGIQVTEALMCHRKVSKSKAKQRVLALFNLVHLPMPEQAYNKYPHEFSGGQLQRIMIAMALINEPNILIADEPTTALDVTVQAEVLSLIKEIQGKMGMAILFITHDLGVVKHFADRVLVMCKGELVEEGLTQALFDHPKHDYTRMLINSIPKGAKVPVEASAPELLCAEDIRVKFLIKSHFIQSKNQYFEAVKGISLTLKQGETLGIVGESGSGKSTLGRALIGLLPSSGRIVYKGQDVSLLTDKERHKLKKDVQMVFQDPYGSLSPRMTVGEIIAEGLTVHQPHLSKQERLERARKALIEVRLEPNSINRYPHEFSGGQRQRIAIARALILEPSFILLDEPTSALDRSVQLTVIDLLKDIQAKHNIGFLFISHDLSVVKALSDRVLVMQKGEVMEEGSTEDIFNAPQNDYTKKLIAASFDLENKSKKNAA; this comes from the coding sequence ATGTCGGACCGGGCCATTCTTAAAGTAAATAACCTCTCCGTTAGCTTCAGAACCAATGATGGAATCATTGATGCGGTGAAAAAGGTTAACTTTACCCTTAACTCAAGCGAAACCTTAGCCATTGTTGGTGAATCAGGTTCAGGTAAATCCGTCTCTTCTAACGCACTTATGCGCTTGCTTCCCGATAACGCCATTATTGATGAGCAATCAGACATCGAATTTGAGGGACAATCGATTCTTGGCAAGACTGAACCAGAAATGCAGTCGATTCGTGGTGACAGAATCGGCATGATCTTTCAGGAGCCGATGACTTCTCTCAATCCATACCTGCGAGTAGGTATTCAAGTGACTGAAGCCCTAATGTGCCATCGTAAGGTATCCAAATCGAAAGCAAAACAACGTGTGTTAGCGCTGTTCAACCTCGTTCATCTGCCAATGCCAGAGCAGGCGTACAACAAATACCCGCATGAGTTTTCTGGTGGTCAACTACAGCGAATCATGATCGCAATGGCGCTGATCAATGAGCCCAACATTCTGATTGCAGACGAACCTACGACAGCGTTAGATGTGACCGTTCAGGCTGAAGTGCTTTCTTTGATCAAAGAAATTCAGGGAAAAATGGGCATGGCGATTTTGTTCATCACCCACGATTTAGGTGTGGTGAAACACTTTGCTGACCGCGTACTCGTAATGTGTAAGGGAGAATTGGTTGAAGAAGGTTTGACCCAAGCATTATTTGACCACCCTAAACACGATTACACACGCATGCTGATTAACTCGATTCCGAAAGGCGCTAAAGTGCCTGTTGAGGCATCAGCACCTGAGCTGCTTTGTGCCGAAGATATTCGCGTAAAGTTCTTGATCAAATCTCACTTCATCCAAAGCAAGAACCAATACTTCGAAGCCGTAAAAGGCATCTCATTAACCCTCAAACAAGGTGAAACGTTAGGCATTGTGGGTGAATCTGGCTCTGGTAAGTCAACACTTGGACGAGCGTTAATCGGCTTGCTGCCAAGTAGCGGACGTATTGTCTACAAAGGCCAAGACGTGAGCTTATTAACCGATAAAGAACGCCATAAACTCAAGAAAGATGTACAGATGGTTTTCCAAGACCCTTATGGTTCTTTATCACCACGCATGACAGTTGGGGAGATCATCGCCGAAGGCTTAACGGTGCATCAACCTCACTTGTCAAAACAAGAACGTTTAGAAAGAGCACGCAAAGCATTGATTGAGGTTCGCTTAGAACCAAACTCAATTAACCGCTACCCACATGAATTCTCTGGTGGGCAAAGACAACGTATCGCGATTGCGCGCGCGCTGATTCTAGAACCCTCTTTCATTTTGTTGGATGAACCAACCTCAGCACTTGATCGATCGGTACAACTGACCGTGATTGACTTACTGAAAGACATTCAAGCCAAGCACAACATCGGCTTCCTTTTCATCAGCCACGACCTCTCGGTGGTGAAAGCACTATCGGATCGTGTATTGGTGATGCAAAAGGGCGAAGTGATGGAGGAAGGCTCTACGGAAGATATTTTCAATGCACCACAAAACGACTACACCAAGAAACTTATCGCAGCATCGTTCGACTTAGAAAACAAATCGAAAAAAAATGCAGCGTAA
- a CDS encoding helix-turn-helix domain-containing protein, protein MNTLEENEGNKKETSEYLGISVKTLYNKLEKYQS, encoded by the coding sequence ATGAACACTCTTGAAGAAAATGAAGGCAACAAAAAAGAAACATCAGAATATTTAGGAATAAGCGTAAAAACGCTCTACAACAAGCTGGAGAAGTATCAGAGTTAG
- a CDS encoding BON domain-containing protein has translation MKNFASKILLTTVIATSSSAAVADSMWKEDTLDAWIDGKAETTLLLNSNLNSFDINTYVKDQVVTLTGSVENQTEKALAEELVLSFDDVKSVKNELTVIDNEKDKNKESTQVLTDTKITTIVKTRLLMNTGVSGTDIEVETKENTVVLKGSVTSDTEHDLALSIARNTSDVDKVIDKIEVIQ, from the coding sequence ATGAAAAATTTTGCAAGTAAAATTCTACTAACAACGGTTATTGCTACTTCTTCTTCTGCAGCGGTTGCAGATAGCATGTGGAAAGAAGATACGCTAGATGCTTGGATTGATGGTAAAGCAGAAACGACACTATTACTTAATTCTAATTTGAACTCTTTTGATATTAACACTTATGTTAAAGACCAGGTTGTAACTTTAACGGGCTCAGTTGAAAACCAGACAGAAAAAGCCCTTGCCGAAGAATTAGTACTAAGTTTTGATGATGTTAAGTCGGTGAAGAATGAACTTACGGTCATCGATAATGAAAAAGATAAAAATAAAGAATCAACACAGGTCTTAACGGATACCAAAATAACGACCATTGTTAAGACTCGACTATTAATGAATACGGGAGTCAGTGGTACTGATATTGAAGTGGAAACTAAAGAAAACACTGTGGTATTAAAGGGTTCAGTGACGTCAGATACGGAACATGACCTTGCGCTATCTATTGCTCGTAATACATCCGATGTTGATAAGGTCATTGATAAAATTGAAGTAATTCAATAA
- a CDS encoding DUF1328 domain-containing protein gives MLRWTLIFFILAIIAALFGFGGIAGAAATVAKVMFYIFAISLLVSVIMSLVNKDKS, from the coding sequence ATGCTTCGCTGGACTTTAATATTTTTTATTCTTGCCATCATAGCAGCTTTATTTGGATTTGGTGGTATAGCAGGCGCTGCGGCAACAGTAGCTAAAGTTATGTTTTATATATTTGCTATTTCGCTGCTTGTATCGGTGATAATGAGTTTAGTTAACAAAGATAAGAGTTAG
- a CDS encoding hemerythrin domain-containing protein: MKNIFDVLKDSHEKQRLLMDAILQTSGDTQARQEFYSNLKEELTKHAVAEERHFYAPLIESDQSVDMTRHGIAEHHGIDKVLAQLDDTEMSSPTWLTLMKTLKHKVEHHLEEEEQHFFQTAGKVLDSDQKETLALKYEQEMA, translated from the coding sequence ATGAAAAACATATTTGATGTGCTTAAAGACAGCCATGAGAAGCAACGGCTTTTGATGGATGCGATACTCCAAACATCAGGTGATACTCAGGCTAGGCAAGAGTTCTATTCCAATCTTAAAGAAGAATTAACTAAGCATGCGGTCGCGGAAGAGCGCCACTTCTACGCACCTTTAATAGAGAGTGATCAATCCGTTGATATGACTAGGCACGGTATTGCTGAACACCACGGTATTGATAAGGTGCTTGCTCAGCTCGATGACACCGAAATGTCCTCACCAACTTGGCTCACACTGATGAAGACACTTAAACACAAAGTAGAGCATCATTTAGAAGAAGAAGAGCAGCATTTCTTTCAAACGGCTGGCAAAGTTTTAGACTCAGATCAGAAAGAAACTTTGGCTCTAAAATATGAGCAAGAGATGGCTTGA
- a CDS encoding diacylglycerol kinase family protein, whose protein sequence is MFIPFFLGIRLYNTWAIKRDKVDPIQQVGEGLYVSRRLLLSDLSFLQSQNITCIVDVTAEFSGLESAMTSEEFHYLNTPVLDHQAPKLRKLKHALNWIDTQISQSRSVVVHCALGRGRSVFVFVVAAYLLAKNPSLSVEQVLKNINDVRSTAQLNKKQLKVLNAISDKGLLNLEDKCCLIANPVAGGGKWQTSEQQVIRELTQKFNLDIVTTSKDVSAESLAEQAKARNTSHIIVSGGDDTVSEVARQIAGTDTALGIIPLGTANALCHVLYGFATKVSPVEKACEAILSGKSKKMDLAYCNDQPILLILGIGFEEKMIDYAHREQKNKNGQLAYLSGLFSAVVAGESQWFEVTKDGEPTREAELQSLVVANTSPFSTLLAQGGKEPRPDDGQLHITYLENTASLGERALALSDVLLSSLGLKEQVSFFDYEPAKQVKIDSNRPIHYVIDGEKFSAESLEISIKSQALSVCIP, encoded by the coding sequence GTGTTTATTCCTTTTTTTCTAGGTATTCGTTTATACAATACTTGGGCTATAAAAAGAGATAAAGTCGATCCCATACAGCAGGTGGGAGAAGGTTTATATGTTTCTCGACGTCTACTCCTCTCCGATTTGTCATTTCTACAATCTCAAAACATAACGTGTATTGTTGATGTCACCGCAGAATTTTCGGGGTTAGAGAGTGCGATGACCAGCGAAGAGTTTCATTACCTCAATACCCCGGTGCTTGACCATCAAGCCCCTAAGTTACGCAAGCTTAAACATGCTCTTAATTGGATAGATACTCAGATAAGCCAATCAAGGTCCGTAGTTGTTCATTGTGCACTTGGCCGTGGTCGCTCTGTGTTTGTGTTTGTGGTTGCAGCATACCTGTTAGCGAAAAATCCATCTCTGAGCGTGGAACAAGTGCTCAAAAATATCAATGATGTACGAAGCACGGCACAGTTGAACAAAAAGCAACTAAAGGTGCTGAATGCTATCAGTGATAAGGGGCTGCTCAATCTTGAAGACAAATGCTGCCTAATTGCTAACCCTGTTGCAGGTGGAGGCAAATGGCAAACGAGTGAGCAGCAGGTTATTCGAGAGCTTACCCAAAAGTTCAATTTAGACATAGTGACCACCAGTAAAGACGTATCAGCGGAATCTCTAGCCGAACAAGCAAAAGCTCGAAATACTTCTCATATCATCGTCTCTGGCGGAGACGACACCGTCAGCGAGGTGGCAAGACAAATCGCGGGGACAGACACGGCACTCGGAATTATCCCATTGGGTACGGCAAATGCTTTATGCCATGTGCTCTATGGTTTTGCGACAAAAGTATCACCGGTTGAAAAGGCCTGCGAGGCTATTCTATCTGGCAAGTCTAAAAAAATGGATTTGGCGTACTGTAACGACCAGCCAATACTGCTTATTCTTGGTATTGGGTTTGAAGAGAAGATGATTGATTACGCTCATCGTGAACAGAAAAATAAAAATGGCCAACTTGCTTACTTGTCGGGTTTATTTTCTGCGGTTGTAGCAGGAGAAAGCCAGTGGTTTGAAGTCACTAAGGATGGGGAGCCAACACGAGAAGCTGAATTACAAAGCTTAGTGGTTGCCAACACGTCGCCTTTTAGCACGCTCCTTGCCCAAGGGGGGAAAGAGCCAAGACCTGATGATGGTCAATTGCATATTACCTATTTAGAAAATACCGCTTCGCTTGGAGAAAGAGCGTTAGCGCTGTCTGATGTGTTGCTTTCAAGCTTAGGCCTCAAAGAACAAGTCTCATTTTTTGACTATGAGCCTGCAAAGCAAGTCAAAATAGACTCAAATCGACCGATCCACTATGTCATTGATGGAGAAAAGTTCTCCGCTGAATCACTTGAGATAAGCATCAAAAGCCAAGCTTTATCCGTTTGCATTCCATAG
- a CDS encoding mechanosensitive ion channel family protein, translated as MEMNLSFDIEKFNHLIEQKLEHWLVETIKLIPNLIVALFTLFTFIFIANLGGRLFRNLSNRVVDSKEATNLLASIVKVIIITVGFFVALDFVGLQGTVTSLLAGAGILGLAIGFAFQDMTENLISGITMSIRKPFKIGDIVESNSVMGQVIQINLRNTLVETFSGQHVMIPNKMVFRNILTNYSRKGLRKIEIPVGISYADCPNLANKVIIEAINQKPYVSNPEDTAVHAASFADSSINLLVWFWIDYPGDFGYMEAQNDSIVAIKESLSDAGITIPFPIRTLDFEAKGGESLSSIVTNNFAKM; from the coding sequence ATGGAGATGAATCTCTCTTTCGACATTGAGAAGTTTAACCATTTAATTGAGCAAAAGCTGGAGCATTGGCTTGTTGAAACCATCAAGTTGATTCCTAATCTTATTGTTGCGCTCTTTACGTTGTTTACTTTTATCTTTATCGCCAACCTAGGCGGTCGATTATTTAGGAACTTGAGCAACCGAGTCGTAGATTCAAAGGAAGCAACCAACTTATTAGCATCGATTGTTAAAGTGATCATTATAACCGTTGGTTTTTTTGTCGCTTTAGACTTTGTTGGATTGCAAGGTACGGTTACATCACTCCTAGCAGGGGCGGGTATTTTGGGGCTTGCTATTGGTTTTGCTTTTCAAGATATGACCGAAAACCTGATTTCAGGGATCACGATGAGTATCCGCAAGCCATTTAAAATAGGCGATATTGTCGAATCCAACAGCGTTATGGGGCAAGTTATTCAAATTAATTTGCGCAATACTCTTGTAGAGACGTTTTCAGGTCAGCACGTCATGATTCCAAATAAAATGGTTTTTCGTAACATATTGACGAACTACAGCCGAAAAGGTCTCAGAAAAATAGAAATTCCTGTCGGTATCTCATACGCGGACTGTCCTAATTTAGCGAACAAAGTAATAATAGAAGCTATTAATCAAAAACCTTATGTAAGCAACCCCGAAGACACAGCGGTTCATGCTGCCAGTTTCGCCGATAGTAGCATCAATTTGTTGGTATGGTTTTGGATTGATTACCCTGGCGACTTTGGTTACATGGAAGCACAAAATGACAGCATTGTAGCGATTAAGGAATCACTGTCGGATGCTGGTATCACGATTCCGTTTCCTATTCGAACACTGGACTTTGAGGCGAAAGGAGGAGAAAGCCTATCAAGCATAGTGACGAATAATTTCGCTAAGATGTAA
- a CDS encoding porin family protein, whose amino-acid sequence MKSNVVTLISLFTLTTFNTLSHAADSNEHGVYVGANYGYLKVDGQDDFDDDSDATQGLVGYRFNPYLALEGGYIDFGSYGNNLANTETDGYTAALKVIAPIAKRVDLYAKGGQMWYTTDYNIADFRGSKDDEGVFAGAGVGFKVTDQFLINAEYMWYDVELNAENVTNGASTETDFNQVSLGVEYRF is encoded by the coding sequence ATGAAAAGCAATGTTGTTACTTTGATTAGCCTTTTTACTTTAACAACCTTTAATACTCTTTCACACGCTGCGGACTCCAACGAGCATGGTGTTTATGTGGGTGCCAACTATGGTTATTTGAAAGTTGATGGGCAAGATGACTTTGATGATGACAGCGATGCTACTCAAGGTTTAGTCGGTTATCGTTTTAACCCTTACTTAGCGTTAGAGGGGGGGTATATTGATTTTGGTAGCTATGGTAATAATTTAGCTAATACCGAAACAGACGGCTATACCGCTGCTCTAAAAGTTATAGCTCCTATTGCTAAGCGTGTTGATCTTTACGCAAAAGGTGGTCAAATGTGGTACACGACAGACTACAATATTGCGGACTTCAGGGGCAGTAAAGACGACGAAGGTGTATTCGCTGGCGCCGGTGTGGGTTTCAAAGTGACAGATCAATTCTTAATCAATGCTGAATATATGTGGTACGACGTAGAACTCAATGCAGAGAATGTTACGAATGGTGCAAGCACAGAAACAGATTTTAACCAAGTATCGTTAGGTGTGGAATATCGATTCTAA
- a CDS encoding YqaA family protein yields MLKILKRKAKDLIESQNMLSGVFTASLLESTIVPIPLEVLLIPLLQKRRDKLWQVALIATLGCVVGALLGYAFGYYIFELLRDWVVTHWVTEQKLDTAMLRIRTEGFWFVMTLGIAPIPFQIAMLAAGATHFSLPLFLLATGLSRAIRYFGIALVVYIAGNKAEELIKKYQFATLGLITLVLIVAWYLSMNGR; encoded by the coding sequence ATGCTTAAAATACTAAAACGAAAAGCCAAAGACTTGATTGAGTCTCAAAATATGTTGAGTGGTGTTTTCACTGCCTCTCTTCTTGAATCTACGATTGTACCTATTCCATTGGAAGTATTGCTTATTCCGTTGTTGCAAAAACGACGCGATAAGCTTTGGCAAGTTGCACTTATCGCGACTCTAGGCTGTGTTGTCGGCGCACTGTTGGGGTATGCGTTTGGTTACTATATTTTCGAACTACTACGTGACTGGGTAGTCACTCATTGGGTAACAGAGCAAAAATTAGATACTGCCATGCTACGGATAAGAACCGAGGGTTTCTGGTTTGTCATGACCTTGGGCATCGCACCCATTCCTTTCCAAATTGCTATGTTGGCAGCAGGAGCTACTCATTTTTCACTCCCTTTATTTCTACTCGCTACAGGCTTATCTCGTGCCATTAGGTACTTTGGTATCGCGTTGGTAGTATATATTGCTGGGAACAAAGCAGAAGAACTGATAAAAAAATATCAATTTGCAACATTAGGCCTTATAACGTTAGTATTAATAGTCGCTTGGTACCTAAGTATGAATGGTAGATAG
- a CDS encoding substrate-binding domain-containing protein, whose translation MANVLKEFRIRAPKVKLSLQSQNCCQIRDDLIADKADLGVFYQVGSGNALKVHEFKEEPLVLIASPMLKGMELQERDTHFDLGFISNGPKCLFRQIFESTIQERNITIDNMIELSSINTIKNCVESNIGISYLPRFTVKKELQDGSL comes from the coding sequence ATGGCCAATGTATTAAAAGAATTCAGGATAAGAGCACCCAAGGTAAAGCTCTCTCTACAATCCCAAAATTGTTGTCAGATCCGAGATGATTTGATTGCTGACAAAGCCGATTTGGGTGTGTTCTACCAAGTGGGAAGTGGTAATGCGCTGAAGGTTCATGAATTCAAAGAAGAGCCTTTAGTACTGATAGCCTCGCCAATGTTAAAAGGGATGGAACTACAGGAGAGGGATACACACTTTGACTTAGGTTTCATCAGTAACGGCCCCAAGTGTTTATTTAGACAGATCTTTGAAAGTACGATTCAAGAGCGCAACATCACCATCGATAATATGATTGAGCTAAGCAGCATCAACACCATCAAAAATTGTGTCGAAAGCAATATTGGCATCTCTTATCTACCTCGCTTTACTGTCAAAAAAGAATTGCAAGATGGCAGCTTATAA
- a CDS encoding prolyl oligopeptidase family serine peptidase: MSYLKEYQYPITNKQIVSDDYFGQIIEDPYRWLEDDRSDETAQWVASQNEVTFDYLAQIPYRAELRERLAKAQDYKKSSQPFVRGDYTYFYKNDGLQNHSILYRQKEGQQEEVFLDPNTFSEDGTTSLGSVSFSKDYSLVAYSISEGGSDWRKIFVIYTETKQRLETEITDAKFTGISWLGNRGFYYSSYDKPDGSQLSARTEQHKLYFHELGTEQTDDKVIFGADSAEQHRYVSGYTTEDDRYLIILGRKSTSGNRLFYIDLSSDEQTLNTLIDHVDSDTYLIDNQDETFVLYTNLDAPNGKVVSFDTRSQEWSDIISEKSQPLEISTGGGYLFAHYMVDVVSKIEQLDYQGNLVREIHLPGLGTASGLGGKKEQTQLYYTFTNYVTPPTIFSFDVESGSSEIYQRSESPFESDQFESKQVFYTSKDGTQVPMLISYKKGLKLDGNNPTMLYAYGGFNVSLTPSFSGTVGSWLEMGGVYAVPNLRGGGEYGKAWHKAGTQQQKQNVFDDFIAAAEFLIAENYTSSDKLAIRGGSNGGLLVGACMTQRPELFQVALPAVGVLDMLRYHTFTSGEGWAYDYGTSAQNKEMFEYLLGYSPVHNVVRGVDYPATLVTTADHDDRVVPAHSYKFIAELQDKHEGGSPVMIRIDVNAGHGAGMPLSKAIDLTADIYAFTLFNMGVEL; this comes from the coding sequence ATGAGCTATTTAAAAGAGTATCAATATCCAATTACCAACAAACAGATCGTCAGCGATGACTATTTCGGTCAGATCATTGAAGATCCTTATCGCTGGTTAGAAGACGACAGAAGTGACGAAACTGCGCAGTGGGTGGCGAGCCAGAATGAAGTCACGTTCGATTACCTTGCTCAAATTCCGTATCGCGCTGAACTGCGAGAAAGGCTGGCGAAAGCGCAAGACTACAAAAAGAGCTCGCAACCGTTTGTGCGAGGAGATTACACCTATTTCTATAAGAATGATGGCTTGCAAAATCACAGTATTCTTTATCGTCAGAAAGAAGGACAACAAGAAGAGGTGTTCTTAGATCCGAACACCTTCTCGGAAGATGGCACCACATCACTGGGTTCGGTGTCGTTTTCGAAAGATTACAGCTTGGTGGCGTACAGCATTTCTGAGGGCGGCAGTGACTGGCGCAAGATCTTCGTTATTTATACTGAGACCAAACAACGGCTTGAAACGGAAATTACCGACGCTAAATTTACCGGTATTTCTTGGTTAGGTAACCGCGGCTTTTATTACTCTAGTTACGATAAGCCTGACGGCAGTCAGCTTTCAGCTCGTACGGAACAACACAAGCTGTACTTCCATGAATTGGGTACAGAACAAACCGATGACAAGGTGATTTTTGGTGCGGACAGTGCTGAGCAGCATCGCTATGTGTCGGGCTATACCACTGAAGACGACCGATACTTGATCATCCTAGGGCGAAAGTCCACATCAGGTAACAGGCTGTTCTATATCGACTTAAGCTCAGATGAACAAACCCTAAACACACTGATTGATCATGTGGATAGCGATACTTACCTTATCGACAATCAAGATGAGACCTTTGTGCTATATACCAATCTCGATGCGCCTAACGGCAAGGTGGTGAGCTTTGATACGCGCAGTCAAGAATGGAGCGATATTATTTCAGAAAAGTCACAGCCTTTAGAGATCAGCACCGGCGGTGGTTACTTGTTTGCGCACTATATGGTGGATGTTGTATCGAAAATTGAGCAGCTCGATTACCAAGGCAACTTAGTTCGCGAAATCCATTTACCCGGGCTAGGAACGGCCAGTGGTTTAGGTGGTAAAAAAGAGCAAACTCAGCTTTATTACACCTTTACCAACTATGTAACGCCGCCAACGATTTTTTCTTTTGATGTTGAATCAGGCAGCTCAGAAATCTACCAACGCTCAGAGTCTCCGTTTGAATCGGATCAATTTGAGTCTAAACAGGTCTTCTATACCTCAAAGGATGGAACACAGGTTCCGATGCTTATCTCTTATAAGAAGGGCTTAAAACTAGACGGTAACAACCCAACTATGTTGTACGCCTATGGCGGCTTCAACGTTAGCCTAACACCTTCTTTCTCGGGCACTGTTGGCAGTTGGCTAGAAATGGGTGGCGTATATGCAGTCCCTAACCTGCGTGGCGGCGGTGAATACGGTAAGGCGTGGCACAAAGCGGGTACACAACAACAAAAGCAGAACGTATTTGATGACTTCATTGCCGCAGCGGAGTTCTTAATCGCAGAAAATTACACCAGCAGCGACAAGCTGGCGATTCGCGGCGGTTCTAACGGTGGTTTGCTGGTGGGTGCTTGTATGACACAGAGGCCTGAGCTTTTCCAAGTGGCTCTGCCTGCTGTTGGGGTGCTAGATATGCTGCGTTACCACACATTCACGTCAGGTGAAGGCTGGGCGTACGACTACGGTACATCAGCGCAAAACAAAGAGATGTTTGAATACCTGCTTGGTTATTCTCCGGTGCACAATGTGGTACGAGGCGTCGATTACCCAGCAACACTGGTGACCACCGCAGATCACGACGACCGCGTGGTACCTGCCCACTCTTATAAGTTCATCGCAGAGCTACAAGACAAGCATGAAGGTGGCTCACCTGTGATGATTCGTATCGATGTTAATGCGGGTCATGGTGCGGGAATGCCATTGAGCAAAGCGATCGATCTCACGGCTGATATCTATGCGTTTACCCTGTTCAATATGGGCGTTGAATTGTGA
- a CDS encoding LysR family transcriptional regulator — MRADDLILFSQVVELGSFSKVAEQNNLTNSVVSKRIARLEEEIGVQLLYRTTRKLTLTEAGKAMLHSAKNVKQAAQEAMDAVSGFGENVSGHIKMSVPTISGDLILADAVAEFCNMHPGLTVDMSLNNRFVDLVEDGLDLVIRTGYLEDSSLIARHILDSQWVVCASPSYIAKNGKPMLPKELVDHNCLQYAYQTTGASEWQFLHSKDGFTDNDKYIVRVSGSFSTDNATALRKAALGGHGIAYVPRCLVYHDIRNGQLVDIFPDLVGKKLGIYAVYPFTRQPPNKIKLLIEHIRTRYLTISHYF, encoded by the coding sequence ATGCGAGCAGATGATTTGATCCTGTTTTCACAGGTAGTAGAGCTGGGTAGCTTTAGTAAGGTGGCAGAGCAAAATAACCTTACAAATTCGGTAGTTAGTAAGAGAATTGCGCGTTTGGAAGAAGAGATTGGCGTGCAATTGTTATATCGAACAACACGTAAATTAACGCTTACCGAGGCGGGTAAGGCGATGTTACATAGCGCCAAAAATGTGAAGCAGGCGGCTCAAGAGGCTATGGATGCTGTTTCAGGCTTTGGTGAAAATGTCAGTGGCCACATCAAAATGTCAGTGCCTACTATCTCCGGAGATTTGATTCTCGCAGACGCTGTTGCTGAATTTTGTAATATGCACCCAGGTTTAACGGTCGACATGTCTCTTAACAATCGATTTGTTGATTTGGTCGAGGATGGCCTCGACTTGGTGATTCGAACCGGTTATTTGGAAGATTCCAGCCTCATTGCACGTCATATATTGGATTCACAATGGGTGGTGTGTGCTTCCCCATCTTATATAGCAAAAAACGGTAAGCCTATGCTGCCCAAAGAGTTAGTTGATCACAATTGCTTGCAGTACGCTTACCAAACAACGGGTGCCAGTGAATGGCAATTTTTGCATAGTAAAGACGGTTTCACCGATAACGATAAATACATCGTGCGTGTCTCGGGCTCTTTCTCGACAGACAACGCGACCGCTTTACGCAAAGCGGCCTTGGGTGGTCACGGTATCGCGTATGTACCGCGTTGTTTGGTGTATCACGATATTAGAAACGGCCAGTTGGTAGACATATTTCCAGATTTAGTCGGAAAAAAACTGGGTATCTATGCGGTGTACCCCTTTACTCGCCAACCGCCAAACAAGATTAAGTTATTGATTGAACACATCAGAACTCGCTACCTGACGATTTCACACTATTTTTAA